Proteins from one Nicotiana tabacum cultivar K326 chromosome 23, ASM71507v2, whole genome shotgun sequence genomic window:
- the LOC107829298 gene encoding serine/arginine-rich splicing factor RSZ22A-like encodes MSRVYVGNLDPRVSERELEDEFRIFGVIRSVWVARRPPGYAFIDFDDLRDAQDAIRELDGKTGWRVELSHNSREGRGGRGGGRGRSGGSDLKCYECGEPGHFARECRSRGAPGRHRSRSPPRYRRSPSYGRRSYSPRGHSPRRRSVSLRGRSYSRSPYRGRDEVPYANGNGLRERRRSRS; translated from the exons ATGTCGAGAGTGTATGTTGGGAATCTGGACCCTAGGGTCAGTGAAAGGGAGCTTGAAGATGAATTCCGTATCTTTGGAGTTATAAGAAG TGTTTGGGTTGCAAGACGTCCCCCTGGCTATGCTTTTATTGACTTTGATGACCTACGAGATGCACAAGATGCAATCAGAGAGCTGGATG GTAAGACTGGATGGAGGGTGGAGCTTTCACATAATTCTCGAGAAGGTCGTGGGGGCCGTGGAGGCGGTCGTGGTCGCTCTGGAGGCTCTGATTTGAAGTGCTACGAGTGTGGCGAGCCTGGTCATTTTGCTCGTGAGTGCAGATCGCGTGGAGCTCCTGGAAGACATAGAAGTCGGAGCCCTCCTAGATATCGAAGGAGCCCAAGTTATGGTCGTAG GAGTTATAGTCCTCGTGGGCATTCCCCCAGGCGCCGAAGCGTGTCGCTGCGCGGTCGCAGCTATAGCCGATCTCCATATCGCGGGCGAGATGAAGTTCCATATGCTAATGG AAATGGACTCAGAGAGCGTCGCAGAAGCCGAAGCTGA